One genomic segment of Nothobranchius furzeri strain GRZ-AD chromosome 10, NfurGRZ-RIMD1, whole genome shotgun sequence includes these proteins:
- the LOC129152526 gene encoding uncharacterized protein isoform X4 produces MASDKEPNKQGRRTQQRSPQVAEAATEAVQNILSVLNQSLGNSRTDNSQGQNSRQPQSMDEEMARSFPGLFRRGTKRNSPCMYRPTKIAKHWSSFNFTVFLLCKNCDTTPSPVQDLQHMQAGLGKRTLSMPKDFTHAEVSSLFQSTYPKMKTISGGWLLYKAAGGNGRRHLSVVPPESEGYTGSTIRSASAGGKTMLYIVPLQEEFDLTPLPHDAQEFGLMPKAECKTCLKIMPLQLLALHVKQCSAPDTVSDSELDSEPEVVEIPCHYEKPKEGTCPLCQVVFPTRDLEIHASVCGDVGSHLDSPASYDSASPVGLQLLQNEEMSCEEDVLRWLAAQVDASKEFCLCVSRTNLIERGLMLWQRQKHSSPQNVLKVEEVEDLSSCTEQIINCGYTGPINKDNKDKIKRAIMLHSAARRTLMLRQLREGLQLYGLMGVMEKNRQLCRDLFVAGNSDEPHSGGC; encoded by the exons ATGGCTTCCGATAAAGAACCAAATAAACAAGGCAGAAGGACTCAG CAAAGATCTCCCCAAGTTGCTGAGGCGGCCACAGAGGCTGTCCAGAATATTCTGTCAGTTTTGAACCAGTCATTGGGCAACAGCAGAACAGATAACAGTCAGGGACAGAACTCAAGGCAGCCGCAGAGCATGGATGAAGAAATGGCCAG GTCTTTTCCTGGACTGTTTAGGCGGGGGACAAAGCGAAATTCACCATGCATGTACAGGCCAACAAAGATTGCCAAACACTGGAGCTCATTCAACTTTACAGTTTTTCTTCTGTGCAAAAATTGTGACACAACTCCTTCACCTGTTCAAGACTTGCAGCACATGCAGGCAGGTCTGGGAAAAAGAACTCTTTCAATGCCAAAAGACTTTACTCATGCAGAG GTCTCCAGCTTGTTTCAGAGTACATATCCAAAGATGAAAACAATCAGTGGTGGATGGCTTTTGTACAAAGCAGCTG GAGGAAATGGACGGCGCCATTTATCTGTTGTTCCTCCAGAATCAGAGGGATACACTGGAAGTACAATAAGAAGTGCATCTGCAGGGGGGAAAACCATGCTGTACATTGTTCCTTTACAGGAAGAATTTGATCTGACACCTCTACCTCACGATGCACAAGAATTTGGCCTCATGCCAAAGGCTGAATGCAAGACTTGCCTTAAAATCATGCCTTTGCAGCTTCTTGCCCTACATGTAAAACAGTGCAGTGCCCCAGACACAGTTTCTGATTCAGAACTAGATTCGGAACCAGAG GTTGTTGAGATACCCTGTCATTATGAAAAA CCAAAAGAAGGAACATGTCCTTTGTGCCAAGTGGTTTTCCCAACCAGGGATTTGGAGATACATGCTAGTGTCTGTGGCGACGTTGGAAGTCACTTGGACAG tccTGCCTCCTATGACTCTGCCAGTCCAGTTGGGTTACAACTGCTTCAGAATGAAGAAATGTCCTG TGAAGAGGATGTGCTACGATGGCTGGCAGCTCAGGTTGATGCGAGCAAAGAGTTCTGCCTTTGTGTGTCCAGAACTAATCTCATAGAGCGTGGACTAATGCTTTGGCAGCGCCAGAAGCACAGTTCACCACAAAATGTTTTGAAG GTTGAAGAAGTGGAGGATTTATCATCTTGCACCGAGCAAATCATCAACTGTGGTTACACGGGACCAATTAATAAGGACAACAAAGACAAAATAAAGAG GGCAATTATGCTGCACTCAGCTGCAAGACGAACTTTAATGCTTCGCCAGCTCCGTGAGGGATTACAGCTTTATGGCCTGATGGGAGTCATGGAAAAAAACAGACAACTTTGCCGGGACTTGTTTGTTGCTGGGAACAGCGATGAG CCTCATTCAGGGGGGTGTTGA
- the LOC129152526 gene encoding uncharacterized protein isoform X1 — MASDKEPNKQGRRTQQRSPQVAEAATEAVQNILSVLNQSLGNSRTDNSQGQNSRQPQSMDEEMARSFPGLFRRGTKRNSPCMYRPTKIAKHWSSFNFTVFLLCKNCDTTPSPVQDLQHMQAGLGKRTLSMPKDFTHAEVSSLFQSTYPKMKTISGGWLLYKAAGGNGRRHLSVVPPESEGYTGSTIRSASAGGKTMLYIVPLQEEFDLTPLPHDAQEFGLMPKAECKTCLKIMPLQLLALHVKQCSAPDTVSDSELDSEPEVVEIPCHYEKPKEGTCPLCQVVFPTRDLEIHASVCGDVGSHLDSPASYDSASPVGLQLLQNEEMSCEEDVLRWLAAQVDASKEFCLCVSRTNLIERGLMLWQRQKHSSPQNVLKVTFMGEAGVDTGALRKEFLTEMIAGIETRLFEGEDGKGKMPKYSINDLDNRLFRAAGEIFAVSLAQGGPAPKILQEWCYDFLLTGNLETVDVKDVHDQELSSLIQMVEEVEDLSSCTEQIINCGYTGPINKDNKDKIKRAIMLHSAARRTLMLRQLREGLQLYGLMGVMEKNRQLCRDLFVAGNSDEPHSGGC; from the exons ATGGCTTCCGATAAAGAACCAAATAAACAAGGCAGAAGGACTCAG CAAAGATCTCCCCAAGTTGCTGAGGCGGCCACAGAGGCTGTCCAGAATATTCTGTCAGTTTTGAACCAGTCATTGGGCAACAGCAGAACAGATAACAGTCAGGGACAGAACTCAAGGCAGCCGCAGAGCATGGATGAAGAAATGGCCAG GTCTTTTCCTGGACTGTTTAGGCGGGGGACAAAGCGAAATTCACCATGCATGTACAGGCCAACAAAGATTGCCAAACACTGGAGCTCATTCAACTTTACAGTTTTTCTTCTGTGCAAAAATTGTGACACAACTCCTTCACCTGTTCAAGACTTGCAGCACATGCAGGCAGGTCTGGGAAAAAGAACTCTTTCAATGCCAAAAGACTTTACTCATGCAGAG GTCTCCAGCTTGTTTCAGAGTACATATCCAAAGATGAAAACAATCAGTGGTGGATGGCTTTTGTACAAAGCAGCTG GAGGAAATGGACGGCGCCATTTATCTGTTGTTCCTCCAGAATCAGAGGGATACACTGGAAGTACAATAAGAAGTGCATCTGCAGGGGGGAAAACCATGCTGTACATTGTTCCTTTACAGGAAGAATTTGATCTGACACCTCTACCTCACGATGCACAAGAATTTGGCCTCATGCCAAAGGCTGAATGCAAGACTTGCCTTAAAATCATGCCTTTGCAGCTTCTTGCCCTACATGTAAAACAGTGCAGTGCCCCAGACACAGTTTCTGATTCAGAACTAGATTCGGAACCAGAG GTTGTTGAGATACCCTGTCATTATGAAAAA CCAAAAGAAGGAACATGTCCTTTGTGCCAAGTGGTTTTCCCAACCAGGGATTTGGAGATACATGCTAGTGTCTGTGGCGACGTTGGAAGTCACTTGGACAG tccTGCCTCCTATGACTCTGCCAGTCCAGTTGGGTTACAACTGCTTCAGAATGAAGAAATGTCCTG TGAAGAGGATGTGCTACGATGGCTGGCAGCTCAGGTTGATGCGAGCAAAGAGTTCTGCCTTTGTGTGTCCAGAACTAATCTCATAGAGCGTGGACTAATGCTTTGGCAGCGCCAGAAGCACAGTTCACCACAAAATGTTTTGAAGGTAACTTTCATGGGAGAGGCAGGGGTTGACACAGGTGCTCTGCGGAAAGAATTTCTTACAG AAATGATTGCTGGTATTGAAACCAGACTATTTGAAGGTGAAGATGGAAAAGGCAAAATGCCCAAATACTCCATCAATGACCTGGATAACAGGCTGTTCCG TGCTGCTGGTGAAATATTTGCTGTGAGCTTAGCTCAAGGTGGCCCAGCACCAAAGATCTTACAAGAATGGTGCTATGATTTCCTTTTAACTGGAAATCTGGAAACAGTTGATGTGAAGGATGTGCATGACCAAGAGTTGTCTTCATTAATCCAGATG GTTGAAGAAGTGGAGGATTTATCATCTTGCACCGAGCAAATCATCAACTGTGGTTACACGGGACCAATTAATAAGGACAACAAAGACAAAATAAAGAG GGCAATTATGCTGCACTCAGCTGCAAGACGAACTTTAATGCTTCGCCAGCTCCGTGAGGGATTACAGCTTTATGGCCTGATGGGAGTCATGGAAAAAAACAGACAACTTTGCCGGGACTTGTTTGTTGCTGGGAACAGCGATGAG CCTCATTCAGGGGGGTGTTGA
- the LOC129152526 gene encoding G2/M phase-specific E3 ubiquitin-protein ligase isoform X2, producing MASDKEPNKQGRRTQQRSPQVAEAATEAVQNILSVLNQSLGNSRTDNSQGQNSRQPQSMDEEMARSFPGLFRRGTKRNSPCMYRPTKIAKHWSSFNFTVFLLCKNCDTTPSPVQDLQHMQAGLGKRTLSMPKDFTHAEVSSLFQSTYPKMKTISGGWLLYKAAGGNGRRHLSVVPPESEGYTGSTIRSASAGGKTMLYIVPLQEEFDLTPLPHDAQEFGLMPKAECKTCLKIMPLQLLALHVKQCSAPDTVSDSELDSEPEPKEGTCPLCQVVFPTRDLEIHASVCGDVGSHLDSPASYDSASPVGLQLLQNEEMSCEEDVLRWLAAQVDASKEFCLCVSRTNLIERGLMLWQRQKHSSPQNVLKVTFMGEAGVDTGALRKEFLTEMIAGIETRLFEGEDGKGKMPKYSINDLDNRLFRAAGEIFAVSLAQGGPAPKILQEWCYDFLLTGNLETVDVKDVHDQELSSLIQMVEEVEDLSSCTEQIINCGYTGPINKDNKDKIKRAIMLHSAARRTLMLRQLREGLQLYGLMGVMEKNRQLCRDLFVAGNSDEPHSGGC from the exons ATGGCTTCCGATAAAGAACCAAATAAACAAGGCAGAAGGACTCAG CAAAGATCTCCCCAAGTTGCTGAGGCGGCCACAGAGGCTGTCCAGAATATTCTGTCAGTTTTGAACCAGTCATTGGGCAACAGCAGAACAGATAACAGTCAGGGACAGAACTCAAGGCAGCCGCAGAGCATGGATGAAGAAATGGCCAG GTCTTTTCCTGGACTGTTTAGGCGGGGGACAAAGCGAAATTCACCATGCATGTACAGGCCAACAAAGATTGCCAAACACTGGAGCTCATTCAACTTTACAGTTTTTCTTCTGTGCAAAAATTGTGACACAACTCCTTCACCTGTTCAAGACTTGCAGCACATGCAGGCAGGTCTGGGAAAAAGAACTCTTTCAATGCCAAAAGACTTTACTCATGCAGAG GTCTCCAGCTTGTTTCAGAGTACATATCCAAAGATGAAAACAATCAGTGGTGGATGGCTTTTGTACAAAGCAGCTG GAGGAAATGGACGGCGCCATTTATCTGTTGTTCCTCCAGAATCAGAGGGATACACTGGAAGTACAATAAGAAGTGCATCTGCAGGGGGGAAAACCATGCTGTACATTGTTCCTTTACAGGAAGAATTTGATCTGACACCTCTACCTCACGATGCACAAGAATTTGGCCTCATGCCAAAGGCTGAATGCAAGACTTGCCTTAAAATCATGCCTTTGCAGCTTCTTGCCCTACATGTAAAACAGTGCAGTGCCCCAGACACAGTTTCTGATTCAGAACTAGATTCGGAACCAGAG CCAAAAGAAGGAACATGTCCTTTGTGCCAAGTGGTTTTCCCAACCAGGGATTTGGAGATACATGCTAGTGTCTGTGGCGACGTTGGAAGTCACTTGGACAG tccTGCCTCCTATGACTCTGCCAGTCCAGTTGGGTTACAACTGCTTCAGAATGAAGAAATGTCCTG TGAAGAGGATGTGCTACGATGGCTGGCAGCTCAGGTTGATGCGAGCAAAGAGTTCTGCCTTTGTGTGTCCAGAACTAATCTCATAGAGCGTGGACTAATGCTTTGGCAGCGCCAGAAGCACAGTTCACCACAAAATGTTTTGAAGGTAACTTTCATGGGAGAGGCAGGGGTTGACACAGGTGCTCTGCGGAAAGAATTTCTTACAG AAATGATTGCTGGTATTGAAACCAGACTATTTGAAGGTGAAGATGGAAAAGGCAAAATGCCCAAATACTCCATCAATGACCTGGATAACAGGCTGTTCCG TGCTGCTGGTGAAATATTTGCTGTGAGCTTAGCTCAAGGTGGCCCAGCACCAAAGATCTTACAAGAATGGTGCTATGATTTCCTTTTAACTGGAAATCTGGAAACAGTTGATGTGAAGGATGTGCATGACCAAGAGTTGTCTTCATTAATCCAGATG GTTGAAGAAGTGGAGGATTTATCATCTTGCACCGAGCAAATCATCAACTGTGGTTACACGGGACCAATTAATAAGGACAACAAAGACAAAATAAAGAG GGCAATTATGCTGCACTCAGCTGCAAGACGAACTTTAATGCTTCGCCAGCTCCGTGAGGGATTACAGCTTTATGGCCTGATGGGAGTCATGGAAAAAAACAGACAACTTTGCCGGGACTTGTTTGTTGCTGGGAACAGCGATGAG CCTCATTCAGGGGGGTGTTGA
- the LOC129152526 gene encoding uncharacterized protein isoform X3, giving the protein MYRPTKIAKHWSSFNFTVFLLCKNCDTTPSPVQDLQHMQAGLGKRTLSMPKDFTHAEVSSLFQSTYPKMKTISGGWLLYKAAGGNGRRHLSVVPPESEGYTGSTIRSASAGGKTMLYIVPLQEEFDLTPLPHDAQEFGLMPKAECKTCLKIMPLQLLALHVKQCSAPDTVSDSELDSEPEVVEIPCHYEKPKEGTCPLCQVVFPTRDLEIHASVCGDVGSHLDSPASYDSASPVGLQLLQNEEMSCEEDVLRWLAAQVDASKEFCLCVSRTNLIERGLMLWQRQKHSSPQNVLKVTFMGEAGVDTGALRKEFLTEMIAGIETRLFEGEDGKGKMPKYSINDLDNRLFRAAGEIFAVSLAQGGPAPKILQEWCYDFLLTGNLETVDVKDVHDQELSSLIQMVEEVEDLSSCTEQIINCGYTGPINKDNKDKIKRAIMLHSAARRTLMLRQLREGLQLYGLMGVMEKNRQLCRDLFVAGNSDEPHSGGC; this is encoded by the exons ATGTACAGGCCAACAAAGATTGCCAAACACTGGAGCTCATTCAACTTTACAGTTTTTCTTCTGTGCAAAAATTGTGACACAACTCCTTCACCTGTTCAAGACTTGCAGCACATGCAGGCAGGTCTGGGAAAAAGAACTCTTTCAATGCCAAAAGACTTTACTCATGCAGAG GTCTCCAGCTTGTTTCAGAGTACATATCCAAAGATGAAAACAATCAGTGGTGGATGGCTTTTGTACAAAGCAGCTG GAGGAAATGGACGGCGCCATTTATCTGTTGTTCCTCCAGAATCAGAGGGATACACTGGAAGTACAATAAGAAGTGCATCTGCAGGGGGGAAAACCATGCTGTACATTGTTCCTTTACAGGAAGAATTTGATCTGACACCTCTACCTCACGATGCACAAGAATTTGGCCTCATGCCAAAGGCTGAATGCAAGACTTGCCTTAAAATCATGCCTTTGCAGCTTCTTGCCCTACATGTAAAACAGTGCAGTGCCCCAGACACAGTTTCTGATTCAGAACTAGATTCGGAACCAGAG GTTGTTGAGATACCCTGTCATTATGAAAAA CCAAAAGAAGGAACATGTCCTTTGTGCCAAGTGGTTTTCCCAACCAGGGATTTGGAGATACATGCTAGTGTCTGTGGCGACGTTGGAAGTCACTTGGACAG tccTGCCTCCTATGACTCTGCCAGTCCAGTTGGGTTACAACTGCTTCAGAATGAAGAAATGTCCTG TGAAGAGGATGTGCTACGATGGCTGGCAGCTCAGGTTGATGCGAGCAAAGAGTTCTGCCTTTGTGTGTCCAGAACTAATCTCATAGAGCGTGGACTAATGCTTTGGCAGCGCCAGAAGCACAGTTCACCACAAAATGTTTTGAAGGTAACTTTCATGGGAGAGGCAGGGGTTGACACAGGTGCTCTGCGGAAAGAATTTCTTACAG AAATGATTGCTGGTATTGAAACCAGACTATTTGAAGGTGAAGATGGAAAAGGCAAAATGCCCAAATACTCCATCAATGACCTGGATAACAGGCTGTTCCG TGCTGCTGGTGAAATATTTGCTGTGAGCTTAGCTCAAGGTGGCCCAGCACCAAAGATCTTACAAGAATGGTGCTATGATTTCCTTTTAACTGGAAATCTGGAAACAGTTGATGTGAAGGATGTGCATGACCAAGAGTTGTCTTCATTAATCCAGATG GTTGAAGAAGTGGAGGATTTATCATCTTGCACCGAGCAAATCATCAACTGTGGTTACACGGGACCAATTAATAAGGACAACAAAGACAAAATAAAGAG GGCAATTATGCTGCACTCAGCTGCAAGACGAACTTTAATGCTTCGCCAGCTCCGTGAGGGATTACAGCTTTATGGCCTGATGGGAGTCATGGAAAAAAACAGACAACTTTGCCGGGACTTGTTTGTTGCTGGGAACAGCGATGAG CCTCATTCAGGGGGGTGTTGA